A portion of the Natronococcus sp. AD-5 genome contains these proteins:
- a CDS encoding DUF7139 domain-containing protein, with product MSAEQSPDGYLFDLYRRYIGEPEERTDVYVGFGLFFGGIGIAVTALVLFLWGSTHEVHTLDSAYYDWIQSAYALGMLSLPAMMLGIVVLLPAERRVLYTSVGGAVITAVAVAGFVHAYPLHWNFVREVDYTIEVVATYAVGLSGLIASTGAALVAHYLDLARQAETVEIDAGEDEEDEFSDADVRRDIDEAMEDVELSWGGVEKTEHKRLSFSEDDFDGVSVDTSAGTKTARSSGVDAQVAGLKGLKGGETKTTTSSSTVDDQTTKLKELREQKRREAAADEDPQSAGFVSALLERVRALVSRN from the coding sequence ATGTCAGCGGAACAGTCCCCTGATGGGTACCTCTTCGACCTCTACCGTCGGTACATCGGCGAACCCGAGGAGCGAACCGACGTCTACGTCGGCTTCGGCCTCTTCTTCGGCGGTATCGGAATCGCGGTGACGGCCCTCGTGCTCTTCCTGTGGGGGAGCACACACGAGGTCCACACCCTGGACAGCGCGTACTACGACTGGATCCAGTCGGCGTACGCGCTCGGAATGCTCTCGCTCCCGGCGATGATGCTGGGGATCGTCGTCCTGTTGCCCGCCGAACGCCGGGTGCTGTACACGTCGGTCGGCGGCGCCGTGATCACGGCCGTCGCGGTCGCCGGGTTCGTCCACGCCTATCCCCTCCACTGGAACTTCGTCCGCGAGGTCGACTACACCATCGAGGTCGTCGCGACGTACGCGGTCGGTCTCTCCGGGCTCATCGCGTCGACCGGCGCGGCGCTCGTCGCGCACTACCTCGACCTCGCACGCCAGGCGGAGACGGTCGAGATCGACGCCGGTGAGGACGAGGAAGACGAGTTCTCCGACGCCGACGTCCGGCGAGACATCGACGAGGCGATGGAGGACGTCGAACTCTCCTGGGGTGGCGTCGAGAAGACCGAGCACAAGCGGCTGAGTTTCTCCGAGGACGACTTCGACGGCGTCTCCGTCGACACGAGCGCCGGAACCAAGACGGCCCGCTCGTCGGGCGTCGACGCGCAGGTCGCCGGCCTCAAGGGGCTGAAAGGGGGCGAGACGAAGACGACGACCTCGAGTTCGACCGTCGACGACCAGACGACGAAGCTGAAGGAACTTCGCGAACAGAAGCGCCGGGAGGCGGCCGCGGACGAGGACCCGCAGTCCGCCGGATTCGTCTCGGCGCTCCTCGAGCGGGTCCGCGCGCTGGTGTCGCGGAACTAA
- a CDS encoding helix-turn-helix transcriptional regulator, whose protein sequence is MARYSTSSSVDDIAYLTRAEHRSPTLIALTVRPRSRAELWELTGVSSSTIRRTLGEFEDRGWVRRSGYQYETTQLGAFIAAAMAELLERFETEQKLRDVWQWLPSEESGFTIDMCSDAVVTVAEADDPYRPVNRFISLLRETDQFRFVGFDVALFEQCKEELCERIVDGMRAEIINQPRVVNYVRSTCPELFSGALESGNLTVRLHDDLPSSGVGIFDDRIAIIGYNPDSVSVRVLVDTDAPEAREWAESIYESYQRETPTLPLEMIDE, encoded by the coding sequence ATGGCTCGATATAGCACATCGTCGTCAGTTGACGATATCGCGTACCTCACGCGGGCTGAACACCGCAGCCCGACGCTTATCGCGCTAACTGTTCGTCCCCGAAGTCGAGCCGAACTCTGGGAACTGACCGGCGTATCTTCGTCGACGATCCGACGGACGCTCGGTGAGTTCGAAGACCGGGGTTGGGTCCGCAGGAGCGGCTACCAATACGAGACGACACAGTTAGGCGCGTTCATCGCGGCTGCGATGGCGGAGCTACTCGAACGGTTCGAAACCGAACAGAAGCTCCGCGACGTCTGGCAGTGGCTTCCGAGCGAGGAGTCCGGCTTCACGATCGATATGTGTTCCGACGCGGTCGTGACCGTCGCCGAGGCCGATGACCCGTACCGTCCTGTGAACCGATTCATCTCCCTGCTCCGCGAGACCGATCAGTTTCGGTTCGTCGGATTCGACGTGGCCTTGTTCGAACAGTGTAAAGAGGAACTCTGCGAACGGATCGTTGACGGCATGCGCGCGGAGATCATCAATCAGCCGCGAGTGGTCAACTACGTCCGCTCGACTTGCCCGGAGCTATTTTCCGGGGCCCTGGAGAGCGGTAATCTCACGGTGCGGTTGCACGACGATTTGCCGTCCTCTGGGGTCGGTATCTTCGATGACCGAATCGCGATCATCGGCTACAACCCCGACAGCGTGTCGGTCCGCGTGTTGGTCGATACCGACGCACCGGAGGCGCGCGAGTGGGCGGAATCGATATACGAGTCCTACCAGCGCGAGACTCCGACACTCCCCCTCGAAATGATTGACGAGTGA
- a CDS encoding OsmC family protein → MTDEQHINHGVDIEKLEEFAEHAAEHPDEVRLGLGARSTYEGTCAHSLAQMDSYTLGDETIVRETREYTIPYGGWKEVLDAGGWVGATDRMEPIEVALSALASCINVGITINAVANGVDVEQLQTRVRTDADPGVLFNLKDLNEADTVFENLTAEVEIEGEDLDEDQIDEWARRAPVYTLVSLAQDVELTVNTPAEVRVDD, encoded by the coding sequence ATGACCGACGAACAGCATATCAATCACGGCGTAGATATCGAGAAACTCGAGGAATTCGCCGAGCACGCGGCTGAACATCCCGACGAGGTGCGGCTCGGGCTCGGCGCACGCTCGACCTACGAGGGGACGTGCGCCCACAGCCTCGCGCAGATGGATTCGTACACGCTCGGCGACGAGACGATCGTCCGCGAAACCCGCGAGTACACGATCCCGTACGGGGGATGGAAGGAAGTGTTGGACGCAGGGGGGTGGGTCGGCGCGACCGACCGGATGGAACCGATCGAAGTCGCGCTCTCCGCACTCGCCTCGTGTATTAACGTCGGCATCACCATCAACGCTGTTGCGAACGGCGTCGACGTCGAGCAGCTTCAAACGCGTGTCAGGACCGACGCTGATCCAGGCGTCCTCTTTAACCTCAAAGATCTCAACGAGGCCGACACCGTCTTCGAGAACCTGACCGCCGAAGTGGAGATCGAAGGTGAAGATCTCGACGAGGACCAGATCGACGAGTGGGCACGGCGCGCACCGGTTTACACGCTCGTCTCGCTCGCCCAGGACGTCGAACTCACCGTCAATACCCCCGCCGAGGTGCGGGTTGACGACTAA
- a CDS encoding methyltransferase domain-containing protein, which translates to MANSLDVERLERAVRNVYRDVAEAPAEEYHFEMGRPLAERLGYPSDDLDRIPEEAVESFAGVGYHFDLADLREGDDVLDLGSGSGTDVFVAALHVGDSGSVTGLDMTDEQLDKARILRDEAGMNSVSFEKGYVEELPFDDGTFDVVISNGVINLSPDKDRVFEETNRVLAEDGRLAISDIISEQPLPKSIKTNEDLWAACIGGAEQVDEYRTMIEDVGFDVTDLRENSTYEFVSEQAQGACQKYGVKSVSLSARNS; encoded by the coding sequence ATGGCAAATTCACTCGACGTGGAACGACTCGAGCGGGCGGTCAGGAACGTCTACCGAGACGTCGCGGAGGCGCCAGCCGAAGAGTATCACTTCGAGATGGGTCGTCCGTTGGCGGAACGCCTCGGCTATCCGTCGGACGATCTCGATCGGATTCCCGAAGAAGCCGTGGAGTCATTCGCAGGCGTGGGCTACCATTTCGACCTCGCCGACCTTCGGGAAGGGGACGACGTGCTCGATCTGGGCAGCGGGTCGGGGACGGACGTGTTCGTGGCGGCACTCCACGTCGGCGACTCCGGGAGCGTTACCGGCCTGGACATGACGGACGAACAGCTCGACAAGGCTCGAATTTTGCGAGACGAGGCTGGGATGAACTCCGTCTCGTTCGAGAAGGGGTACGTCGAGGAGCTTCCGTTCGATGACGGGACGTTTGACGTCGTGATTTCGAACGGCGTCATCAACCTCTCGCCGGATAAAGACCGCGTGTTCGAAGAAACAAATCGGGTGCTCGCCGAAGACGGGCGCCTCGCCATCTCCGACATCATCAGTGAGCAACCGTTACCCAAGAGCATCAAAACCAACGAGGATCTCTGGGCGGCGTGTATCGGCGGCGCCGAACAGGTTGACGAGTACAGAACGATGATCGAGGACGTCGGCTTCGATGTCACCGATCTCCGGGAGAATTCGACATACGAGTTCGTTTCGGAACAAGCGCAGGGAGCGTGCCAGAAGTACGGTGTCAAGAGCGTCTCGTTGAGCGCCCGTAACTCGTGA
- a CDS encoding DUF1059 domain-containing protein, which produces MTKAHKLDCESAAADCRFIIQSENEEEALELAKKHMRDVHGQEYTGEELRDEHLRVV; this is translated from the coding sequence ATGACGAAAGCACACAAGCTCGATTGTGAATCGGCGGCAGCCGATTGCCGATTCATCATCCAATCGGAAAACGAAGAAGAGGCGCTCGAGCTAGCCAAGAAACATATGCGCGACGTTCACGGGCAAGAATACACGGGCGAGGAACTTCGAGACGAACATCTACGCGTCGTCTAA
- the dph2 gene encoding diphthamide biosynthesis enzyme Dph2, whose product MSQESEYSEGDLRNVGMSLKHDREWDYELERIIEAIEERNATKVGLQFPEGLKRRGPKVADDLRELAGDDVTFMLSGQPCYGACDLDTYLMKRTDVFVHFGHSPMKNTDKVIYVPLFSNVEVTPIMEEALDTLEPPEETEGVGLVTTAQHMNRYEEMSEFLEERGYEVYSRRGDDRLTHEGQVLGCNYASADVPADQVLYVGGGKFHPLGLAMEHPDKHVVIADPVNNVVTAADTEKFMKQRYASVHKAMDAEKWGVIFCTKIGQGRWETAQKILDDNDDAYLITMDEVTPDRLRNFDMDAFVNTGCPRITTDDGPRFHKPMLTPGEYQIAVGNKPLDELSFDTFHGTW is encoded by the coding sequence ATGAGTCAGGAGTCGGAGTACAGCGAAGGGGACCTCAGGAACGTGGGGATGAGCCTCAAGCACGACCGGGAGTGGGACTACGAACTCGAGCGGATCATCGAGGCGATCGAGGAGCGGAACGCGACGAAAGTCGGTCTCCAGTTCCCCGAGGGGCTGAAACGCCGCGGTCCGAAGGTGGCGGACGACCTTCGCGAGCTCGCCGGCGACGACGTGACGTTCATGCTCTCGGGTCAGCCGTGTTACGGCGCCTGCGACCTCGACACGTACCTGATGAAGCGCACCGACGTGTTCGTCCACTTCGGCCACTCGCCGATGAAGAACACGGACAAGGTGATCTACGTCCCGCTGTTCTCGAACGTCGAGGTCACGCCGATCATGGAGGAGGCGCTCGACACCCTCGAGCCGCCGGAGGAGACCGAAGGCGTCGGCCTCGTCACCACGGCCCAGCACATGAACCGCTACGAGGAGATGTCCGAGTTCCTGGAGGAACGGGGCTACGAGGTTTACAGCCGTCGCGGCGACGACCGCCTCACCCACGAAGGACAGGTGCTCGGCTGTAACTACGCGAGCGCGGACGTCCCCGCGGATCAGGTGCTGTACGTCGGCGGCGGGAAGTTCCACCCGCTCGGGCTGGCGATGGAACACCCCGACAAGCACGTCGTCATCGCCGATCCGGTCAACAACGTCGTCACCGCCGCCGACACGGAGAAGTTCATGAAGCAGCGCTACGCCTCGGTTCACAAGGCGATGGACGCCGAGAAGTGGGGCGTCATCTTCTGTACGAAGATCGGCCAGGGTCGCTGGGAGACCGCCCAGAAGATTCTCGACGATAACGACGACGCCTACCTCATCACGATGGACGAGGTCACCCCCGACCGACTCCGGAACTTCGACATGGACGCCTTCGTCAACACCGGCTGTCCGCGGATCACGACCGACGACGGCCCGCGGTTCCACAAGCCGATGCTCACGCCCGGCGAGTATCAGATCGCCGTCGGCAATAAGCCGCTCGACGAACTCTCCTTCGACACCTTCCACGGCACCTGGTGA
- a CDS encoding superoxide dismutase has protein sequence MTNDSILPTGQRRDVLQTIGGLTGLALVGSTAATGSDDSDGPKSGATENGRYALPELPYDYDALEPHIDERIMELHHSEHHQGYVDGANDALDTFEEVRSDGEFEDVTAAKRDFSFNFSGHVNHTIFWQNMSPDGGGEPGGEFRSALENQFGSFEGFRDEFTAAAENVESNGWAMLFYEPIADLLVIGQVESQNGLAHQGAIPLLTLDVWEHAYYLQYENERASYIEEWWNVVDWSDVCRRYEFLTRTRADGKSNDEADGGDTDD, from the coding sequence ATGACAAACGACTCGATTCTCCCGACCGGGCAGCGGCGCGACGTCCTGCAAACGATCGGCGGGCTGACCGGCCTCGCGCTGGTCGGATCGACCGCGGCGACGGGATCCGACGACTCCGACGGCCCCAAGTCCGGTGCCACGGAAAACGGGCGGTACGCGCTACCGGAACTGCCCTACGACTACGACGCGCTCGAACCCCACATCGACGAGCGGATCATGGAACTCCACCACAGCGAGCACCACCAGGGGTACGTCGACGGGGCGAACGACGCCCTCGATACATTTGAAGAGGTGCGCTCCGACGGCGAGTTCGAGGACGTCACGGCCGCGAAGCGGGACTTTTCGTTCAACTTCTCCGGTCACGTCAACCACACCATCTTCTGGCAGAACATGAGTCCCGACGGCGGGGGCGAACCCGGCGGCGAGTTCCGATCCGCGCTCGAGAACCAGTTCGGTTCGTTCGAGGGGTTCCGGGACGAGTTCACCGCGGCCGCGGAGAACGTCGAGAGCAACGGGTGGGCGATGCTGTTTTACGAGCCGATCGCCGACCTGCTGGTGATCGGGCAGGTCGAGTCTCAGAACGGCCTGGCCCATCAGGGCGCGATTCCGCTGCTGACGCTCGACGTCTGGGAACACGCCTACTACCTCCAGTACGAGAACGAACGGGCGAGTTATATCGAGGAGTGGTGGAACGTCGTCGACTGGTCGGACGTCTGCCGACGCTACGAGTTCCTGACCCGGACTCGAGCCGACGGGAAGAGTAACGACGAGGCCGACGGCGGAGACACGGACGACTGA
- a CDS encoding MBL fold metallo-hydrolase yields MIHSDWDDWLVRDVEDASPDGVAIWYLGCNGFVLKGREGTTIFIDPYVGLGDPPRTVRMIPVPFDPEDVSEADAVLATHEHTDHVHGPSQAPILENTGATLYAPDDSLAVAREDETWTDEWDVSDEQFGEVSEGDSLEIGEFTLHVEDAYDPDATHPVSYVLEHEAGTFFHGGDTKPSDEFERIGSEYDIDLGALAFGTVGRIPDKETGEPKRTRWYNDENQIVEAAADLELEALLPSHWDMWRGLTSDPKVLHHHAKSFAYPRRLELVEIGDRVDL; encoded by the coding sequence ATGATCCACAGCGACTGGGACGACTGGCTCGTTCGTGACGTCGAAGACGCATCGCCGGACGGCGTCGCGATCTGGTACCTCGGCTGCAACGGCTTCGTGCTCAAGGGACGCGAAGGAACGACGATTTTCATCGACCCGTACGTCGGCCTGGGCGACCCGCCGCGAACCGTCCGCATGATCCCCGTGCCGTTCGATCCCGAAGACGTGAGCGAGGCCGACGCGGTCCTCGCGACGCACGAGCACACCGACCACGTCCACGGACCGAGTCAGGCGCCGATCCTCGAGAATACGGGTGCGACCCTGTACGCGCCGGACGACAGCCTGGCGGTCGCGCGCGAAGACGAGACCTGGACGGACGAGTGGGACGTGAGCGACGAGCAGTTCGGCGAAGTGAGCGAAGGGGATAGTCTCGAGATCGGCGAGTTCACCCTCCACGTCGAGGATGCGTACGATCCCGACGCGACTCACCCGGTGAGTTACGTCCTCGAGCACGAGGCGGGAACGTTCTTCCACGGCGGGGATACGAAACCGTCCGACGAGTTCGAACGGATCGGTTCGGAGTACGACATCGATCTCGGCGCACTCGCGTTCGGCACCGTCGGACGAATCCCCGACAAGGAGACCGGAGAGCCGAAGCGAACGCGCTGGTACAACGACGAGAACCAGATCGTTGAGGCGGCCGCCGACCTCGAACTCGAGGCGCTCCTGCCGAGTCACTGGGACATGTGGCGCGGCCTCACCTCGGATCCGAAGGTGCTCCACCACCACGCGAAGAGCTTCGCGTATCCCCGCCGACTGGAACTCGTCGAAATCGGGGATCGCGTCGATCTATAG
- a CDS encoding AAA family ATPase: MSSTADTDDVIEVSADGLTVRKRFAADEFPVPAIRFEIESDHDESVTFRLSEEIPESFPMDKVGFHPDYYSDDWTAFQDNHVEFTGTLVPDEQLVTVYGIRIDDESVAAEFLTEPTVVEVSSEDAAGSDADAISDGVIETIVSDDGTQAVKDMIAGETDSVPGLEDDEDLDLDLEDDTDLADEEAGLEDEPDIELGFEEDELPETDEDEAIEAAPPADGTVDLDLESDGTEAEESGVAGAGTSEVDLGLEEESDLERPEDSAADDVETTADVAEEESEGIAIENEDGTIEETDGDTEDADIGGEDDVDLEADDADAESAETDAEPNAPDESPAADESEDATDEPSDEASESTSTETDSSEADSAEDEPDAAFDGSIGARLAAEIREETVDEEDLEVLRSELDLEPSGPEIAKVEHLQSRVEEVAAYTDALERFLDEQGTGEQLIEDLRAELASFEDDLAAMNDRLEDTDSRVDGVETDVESLTDWTADLETDLADVTDDVESVETDLDDVSDDVETVDERVDDLADDLEQVQEGLTDIRNWRDQLGSMFSDG, from the coding sequence ATGAGTAGCACCGCCGACACGGACGACGTGATCGAGGTCAGTGCCGATGGGTTGACCGTCCGAAAGCGGTTCGCGGCGGACGAGTTCCCCGTTCCGGCGATCCGGTTCGAGATCGAGTCGGACCACGACGAGTCGGTTACATTTCGCCTCTCGGAGGAGATTCCCGAATCGTTCCCCATGGATAAGGTCGGGTTCCACCCCGACTACTACAGCGACGACTGGACGGCCTTCCAGGACAACCACGTCGAGTTCACCGGCACGCTCGTGCCCGACGAACAGCTCGTAACCGTCTACGGGATTCGGATCGACGACGAGAGCGTCGCGGCCGAGTTCCTCACGGAGCCGACGGTCGTCGAAGTCAGTTCCGAGGACGCGGCCGGGTCGGACGCCGACGCGATCAGCGACGGGGTCATCGAGACGATCGTCTCGGACGATGGGACCCAGGCGGTCAAGGACATGATCGCCGGCGAGACCGATTCCGTACCGGGCCTCGAGGACGACGAGGATCTGGATCTGGATCTCGAGGACGACACCGATCTCGCCGACGAGGAGGCGGGGCTCGAGGACGAACCCGACATCGAACTCGGGTTCGAAGAGGACGAACTCCCCGAGACCGACGAGGACGAGGCGATCGAAGCCGCGCCGCCGGCCGACGGCACGGTCGATCTCGATCTGGAGTCCGACGGAACCGAAGCCGAGGAATCCGGCGTCGCGGGCGCCGGTACGTCCGAAGTCGATCTCGGGCTCGAGGAGGAGTCAGACCTCGAGCGGCCCGAAGACTCCGCTGCCGACGACGTCGAGACGACCGCGGACGTCGCCGAGGAGGAAAGCGAGGGTATCGCTATCGAGAACGAAGACGGCACTATCGAAGAGACGGACGGCGATACCGAGGACGCGGACATCGGCGGTGAAGACGACGTGGATCTCGAGGCCGACGACGCGGACGCCGAATCGGCGGAGACCGACGCCGAACCGAACGCGCCGGACGAGTCGCCCGCGGCCGACGAGAGCGAGGACGCTACCGACGAGCCGAGTGACGAAGCGAGCGAATCGACCTCGACCGAGACGGACTCGAGCGAAGCCGATTCGGCCGAAGACGAGCCCGACGCCGCGTTCGACGGCTCGATCGGCGCGCGACTCGCGGCGGAGATTCGCGAGGAGACCGTCGACGAGGAGGATCTCGAGGTCCTGCGCTCCGAGCTCGATCTCGAGCCCTCCGGCCCGGAGATCGCGAAGGTCGAGCACCTCCAGTCCCGGGTCGAGGAAGTCGCCGCTTACACGGACGCGCTAGAACGGTTTCTCGACGAGCAGGGGACCGGCGAGCAGCTGATCGAGGACCTCCGGGCGGAGCTGGCGTCGTTCGAGGACGACCTCGCTGCGATGAACGACCGACTCGAGGACACCGACTCGCGCGTCGACGGCGTCGAAACCGACGTCGAGTCGCTGACCGACTGGACCGCCGACCTGGAAACCGATCTGGCCGACGTCACGGACGACGTCGAATCCGTGGAAACCGACCTCGACGACGTAAGCGACGACGTCGAAACGGTCGACGAACGCGTCGACGACCTCGCCGACGACCTCGAGCAGGTTCAGGAAGGGCTGACGGACATCCGGAACTGGCGCGACCAGCTCGGTTCGATGTTCTCGGACGGCTAG
- a CDS encoding DUF5805 domain-containing protein: MTDNERTTVQTYVPRYQKQVWSDHADELDMSQSEFVRTMVQAGRQDFDVPSLTSHSDENSETSTEDLEERILDVLNQEAVLDWDDLIERLVADIEDDVDAALGRLQDENLVRYSGRDGGYIRTDNE; the protein is encoded by the coding sequence ATGACTGACAATGAGCGAACTACCGTGCAAACGTACGTGCCACGATACCAGAAACAAGTGTGGAGCGATCACGCCGATGAACTAGATATGAGTCAAAGCGAATTCGTTCGAACCATGGTCCAGGCCGGTCGTCAGGACTTCGACGTTCCCTCACTCACCTCCCATTCCGATGAAAATTCGGAAACCAGTACGGAAGATCTGGAAGAACGTATTCTCGATGTTCTCAATCAAGAGGCCGTCCTTGACTGGGACGACCTTATCGAACGACTGGTAGCAGACATCGAAGACGACGTTGACGCGGCCTTAGGGAGACTGCAGGACGAAAATCTCGTTCGCTATAGTGGACGTGACGGGGGATACATCCGGACCGACAATGAGTGA
- a CDS encoding tyrosine-type recombinase/integrase yields MSEVSESIEYFLEDIEHHGRNERTTSAYRRVLLEFEAYLDEEFGKSPTEAGYRDCMSFTHELRSQYSESTVASYTSYLNRFYGYLVRVGHHDENPMELVLEEMSESIESNPSRRDISLAEMRDFIAAVRHPLHRAIVITLLKTGIRSGELCNLDLIDINLDHEVMWWNPRAQIAKQPDSLYISAKHAYGNESDGIVRTASNKRKRETIIPIDDELKNALLQWLSIRPDTQSTVQPLFVGTVEQWGKRITIDIVHHTVEKYARNHGWFRTGGGATENVTPHYFRHFFTTHLRDRTGDRGVVKYLRGDVASDVIDTYTHNWGDRIRETYLENIYSLQTGSPY; encoded by the coding sequence ATGAGTGAGGTATCAGAGTCGATTGAATATTTCCTTGAAGATATTGAGCATCACGGTCGAAACGAACGAACCACGTCCGCGTATCGTCGTGTCCTTCTCGAATTTGAAGCGTATCTCGATGAAGAATTTGGGAAATCGCCCACGGAGGCTGGATACAGGGACTGTATGTCTTTTACTCACGAACTCCGTTCGCAGTACTCGGAAAGTACGGTTGCGAGCTATACGTCATACTTGAATCGGTTCTATGGCTATCTAGTACGGGTCGGTCACCACGATGAAAACCCGATGGAACTCGTTCTCGAAGAGATGAGTGAATCGATCGAGTCGAATCCATCACGTCGAGATATTTCTCTTGCAGAGATGCGGGATTTCATCGCTGCCGTTCGACATCCCTTGCACAGAGCGATTGTCATTACACTATTAAAAACTGGCATTCGATCCGGAGAGCTCTGTAACCTCGATCTGATCGATATCAACCTTGATCATGAGGTGATGTGGTGGAATCCTCGAGCTCAGATTGCTAAACAACCCGATTCACTATACATTTCTGCAAAACATGCTTATGGAAACGAATCCGATGGTATAGTTAGAACAGCATCTAATAAACGCAAACGCGAAACGATAATTCCAATCGATGACGAGCTCAAAAATGCACTACTCCAGTGGTTAAGCATCCGTCCAGATACTCAGAGTACTGTACAGCCGCTTTTTGTAGGAACGGTTGAGCAATGGGGAAAACGAATTACAATTGATATTGTCCATCATACCGTTGAAAAATATGCACGGAACCATGGCTGGTTTCGAACGGGCGGCGGTGCAACGGAGAACGTGACCCCCCACTACTTCCGGCACTTCTTCACGACGCACCTCCGGGATCGAACGGGCGATCGCGGCGTCGTCAAGTACCTCCGCGGCGACGTCGCCAGCGACGTCATCGACACCTATACGCATAATTGGGGGGATCGTATTCGAGAAACCTATCTCGAAAATATTTATTCCCTACAGACAGGTTCACCTTATTAA
- a CDS encoding HNH endonuclease, with amino-acid sequence MAERLRGHEWFKLRDQILKRDDGMCRNCGETTNLNVHHIVPIHTRGTNRSDNLITLCRDCHRAAHGHRRGTNKDSPTPTTSRNIFPMRIVLDIYNTVHHPLSLAIIATIAKTGIGVGELCNLNVSDII; translated from the coding sequence ATGGCGGAGCGACTTCGCGGACACGAATGGTTCAAACTTCGCGATCAAATTCTAAAGCGAGACGATGGGATGTGCAGAAATTGCGGTGAAACGACCAATTTGAACGTTCATCATATTGTACCGATACATACACGTGGAACAAACAGGTCAGATAATCTAATTACGCTTTGTCGAGATTGTCACCGTGCTGCTCACGGTCACCGACGAGGAACGAATAAAGATTCGCCTACACCTACAACTTCACGAAATATTTTTCCAATGCGTATTGTTTTAGATATATACAATACCGTTCACCATCCTCTCTCGCTAGCAATTATCGCTACTATCGCAAAGACTGGAATTGGCGTTGGAGAGTTGTGTAATCTTAATGTAAGTGACATAATTTAA